ATGAAGTAAGTTTATGGATTAAAGGTGTCAAACACTGGGAGTCACAGTTTTCTCAATGAAAAATAAGTACTTTGGCAATAAATATTTGAGAAACTACTTAGAATGACTCTAAACAATCATTAAATAACTAGAGTAACTCCTATACATTTGAAACTACTAGAATAACTTTCAGAACATTAAAATTTACGATTTTgccattattaataattataccaaaattgaaaaaaaaagaataaagaatTTACCTTTTGTCGGGGTTCGACAACGACAGAAACTCAAAACCTCTCCTCGTCGTCTCCGTCATCTCCATCTCTGACCCTCTCTTTTCCGTCCCGAGAAACCCAAATCGTTTTTGTCTCAGTCACATCCGCCTTCGTCTCCGTCTCCTTGTTTCTGGACAAACCCAAATCGATTTCGGCTCAGTCACATCCGGCTTCAGTTGCAGCTTACTCTAATCCGTGAGTCTTTAATCTATGCTATTCCCAATTTCTTCTAAActtcaaatttcaaatcaatttaattaaaaaaattgagattTGTGAAAGATTctatttgattgtttgaaattgTTTCCTTTTCGGGTCTGATGTTTTCATCGGATAGTAatattgcttcttcttttttgtaggTATGGCTTCTTCTTCGGGTGCAAGAAAGTATCCGAAAAGGCTGTATGATGTTGATAAAACTCCAATTCAGAGTAGGAGCATGAACCATAGTTGTTTTCTGGCCAACATTTAAACGGTGCTATAAGCTGCCGGGGATGATGTTGTATCTGAGTTGAGGGAATCAGCTGTTGGAGTGATTCTGAAGCTAAAAGAGTTGGAATACATTTGGTCTGCTTCTTGCGTTCACCATTTTCTCGCCAATCAATTGGCTATCGACAACATTCATGAGATGTGGTCCTTGATAGACTGTATGCCGCTGCGGTTTTCTTTGTACGAGTTTGGAGAGATTACGGGGCTAAATTGTGATCCTTTGGACAAGAATGAGATTTGGGATGTGGAGCATGAAAGTTTTTGGCTGGAGATGAACGTGCCCACATTAGAAGGACCTACATTGAAAGAGCTACAAGCCTTTTTTCCTATTTGCAGAAACTGGTCTCGAGAGAAGCGAGTGATGATAGGTTTGTTGTGTCTGCTATGCGTTGGGATATTTGGAATTTCAAGCAACAGCAGAATCCCTTTACATTGTGCTAAAAGAGTGATGGATCCAGCAGCTTTCCAACGATATCCATGGGGCCGTGTAGGATTTACCAGCCTTCTTGAGTCTATTAAAGTACTCACCTATGATAAAAAGAAGAGTTACACATTTCATGGCTGTGTTCATGCGCTCTTAATATGGGTTTTTGAGTTTGTCCCTGGTCTAGGAGAGAAATTTGGGAATCGGAGAGAAGGTGCTGGTGTCCCTCTTCTGTCATGGCGGGGATCTCGTCCGCGTATCAACTTCTCAGATTTCTGTGCCCAAGAAAAGAGAACATATCAGAAGGTATGTAGAGAAGTATTAATTTtctgtaattaaatttaaattattttttaactaaTCATGTATATTACACAGGTTCGTGTGAGACACATGGTTGAGAAGCCAATAGAGGATAGATATCCGAAGTGGGAAGATAATAAAGTACATACTGAGCTGGATAACATGATTCAGGACATCCTAAGTATTGGGAGGTAATGCCTGCTACGAAATCGACAAAGAGAAAAAGTCACGTGAACCCACCTTGTGTTCTAGATACCATGGATGTGGGTCCTTCTACTAAGCGAAGGATGATTTACTGGTTGCTTTGACCAATTATAATGTTGTAGGACGTGTATCGTGGATGTTTTATTTTAGTACTTGGAGTAGTAGATTTAACGTGGATGGTTTTATTTAAATACTCTTTATTAGTATGATTTGGTGGTTGCTTTGATCACTCCTATTTTTGTACTTGGAGTAGTAGATTTAACGTTTCAAACTGAATGTTTTCTTACGATCACAAGACGTATTGCAACACCAAACAGTATACCAAAGACCAAAGTAAATGAAAAGTAATGTATCACCAAAGACCAAAGTGTAAATGTATTGCAACACCAAAGAGTATACCACTAAATGTAGCACCAGCGTAAATGAAATCTAATGACCAAAGCCTGAAACTAGATCGAATACTTATCACTTAAGAGgacatgttttagaattatgTCCCATCTGGTTACAAATTCTACATGTGTGTTCCTTCCTTGGCCGTTTCTTATCTGCAACtttctccaaaatagatttatgtcttgatttttttggtCTTCCTGGTGGTTGACGGACATCAGGTGGTAAACATATTTGCTTTGCAACTTCTTCTGTAATTGGAACAGCATCATCTTTGGGCATAAGAACATTGAAATATGCATTGTATAGGTACTGCTTCCGATAGTAATGGTGGCAAAGTGATATACGTGATATCTTTCTAGCTTCcgcagcagctatagcatgagcaCATTGTAGCTTCTCCAAATCAAATCGGCGGCAAGAACATTTCTTCTCGGTCAGATTTACAACATGTAAAGACGAGACTCCTGTCACCTGTGACTGATGAATGTCTATTGCTTAAACCTTTAGTAGATTAGCAATAGGTATCCGGCCCTGCAACATGTTAAAGCTTAGTATATTAGCAGATAGTCTAACGAAACACATAGcctgatttaaaaaatattacctCCAACACTTTCTCCAACACTTTCTCTACACCacgaaaaatattatattagctGTAAATTCGAATTTTGTTCCACtctagtaattaaaaaaaaaattcaaaagtctGCCGTCAAAGACGACAATTTCTAAAATCGGCCACCAAATAGATGCAAAAGTCGATTGCAAATTTAAATTGGGTAAACAAATCTGTCATAAAAACTTAAGTCTAATACCGATAAACATATCTGTCTGAAAACTCTATCTACTCCAGAAAAAAACTGACGATTACAAAAAAAACGGTTACTACATTCGACAGACTAAAATAGATAAATCTATCGACAACCTTAAATCGGACATACAAATCTGCCATCTTAAAACCATCTGTCGTAACACAAAAGTCTGCCACCAAATACTTAGCAAATATAAATTCAATAGCAgtttaaattaatagatttatattCCGATAGATCTTTTTTTTCGTTAGATAAATCTGCCGCCGGAGTtttctaaataaattaaaatgacatttttgtaatattcttttttCATCATAACTATGGAGAAGGCCATTTTCggccataaaatatttttggtaattttaaatttttatgaatCATTCTAGTCATTTCTTAATTAATTTGAATCATTCTAGTAAATTTTCCTAAATATTTTTCACGTAGTATGTTTGGAATTAGAATATGCCTCTGAATGCGAAGATTGGATTCAGTACACTCTATCTCTCACTTTAGTTTGTCAAGTTTTTGACAAGTTCTAACCAGCAGCTATTTCTCATTTATTAAAGGTAATTGCTCTGCTTACCTAAAATAAGAACATGGATTACTAATGgtagttaccaaaaaaaagtacTTTGCAATGATTTTTTCACTGTTATTCACTTAGTGTGTTTAGGGATTAGAATCTATCTATGAATGTAAACATTGGATTTAGTGTACTCTATATGTCAATTCAATTTGTCGAGATTTTGGCAAGTTCCAAACAACAATTATTTACCATTTATTAAAGGTAATTTCTTTGATATCTCTAAGTTTAGAGTTCCGaacaattttataatttaatgatGTGACTTAAACATGAATCTATAAACAAGAATTGATAgatgatttaataaatattctgGAATGTGTAATCTTGTTTTGGTGAACATAGATCTAGTTTGTATATGGATGATATGGATCAATACATGGAATGAtgtaattatgatatatatgaGTTTGAAATTTGAACATAGATGTTATTGATTTATACTTGGAATGATGTGATttgaaaaagaatatttaaacaAACATTGATAgatgatttaatatataactaggttaagatccgcgccttgcgcaggatgaacattatatatataaataattatatatattatatgtttttacatgaaataataaatatatattaaataattaaaagtcattaactaacatatataattaaattggtgtgaacatataattaaatcaattttattaatccaaacaatatttttttttctatttgataggatatgtaattaaattttaaatgatattaacatgcatattatatttttaatattaatgtctattaaatgatgatttctactcatatgattttttttatcatttgtatcttttatattaaaaactttgaattactaataacaaaattttcattgtgggattaatacttttagtaatttataatttttttttaaattaagttgtcaatgttcattcaaagcttttataaaaaaaattgttcaaattaaatttcgaaactaaaatatttatgtatttgatatggtttaaaacaatatttatatatcaatcttaataattaattaaatttgactttttacttatatgattttataatcatttgtattttgttatgacaaaaagtttaaatcatggttcacaaaatttgaatgtgagacttttaaagttttagtaatttatagtcatttttaaaaatttgaaatataacatatactgaaaaatctaattttttattatatggttattgtggttgtttaatttagtttaatagtttaaaattaaacaaatatgatagaagatacactaatttttatcaaatctttactattcaaaatcattaattgccatatatactttagccgcATTAagcaattccgtaatttttatttaaggaaattataaagaacattaataatgaatttatggttagtttaataaaatgcttattatataattagatggaccaacatatttctctaatgattctaagaatcattttagtgatgacacgtggttacaaaaagaagttgtaatgtttctcaaataatatatagaggatATGGAATGTACAGGTTATGAACATGTTTAAgttgaaaaaatcatttttggaCGGATGCCTCATTATTACATGAAATAAGACATTTTAGTGACAAATGGACAATAACGCGCATGAATTACAAATGCTAGgtatcagaaaataaatattttacaatgattttttttactattttttatttagtgtaTTTTGGAAATAGAAATTGCCTATAGATACGAACATTGGATTTGTTGCACTTTATCTCATTTAAGTTTGTCGACATTTTGATAAATTTCAACCAAATGTTATTTCCcatttattaaagataattaCTTTGTTTAcctttaaatatttgtcaactTCCTTACATTCTCGACAGTTTCAACCATTATTTCAGATTAACTGCATTTATCTCAGTTAAGTAAAGAGATAGCCGTAATTATTTTATCTTGTCTCAACTACCGCATATGTGGACTCTGTTTCTTTTATGCTAGTAAATGCAGATGATTCTAGAAGATATGTGAAAGTAAAAAAAGAGAAGTCTTAGTTTATAACATCTTCATTTTCATTGTAAATATATGTGGCCTCACCAAACATAGGATAAAAGCACGAAACCAcacattaatatttttgtgGCCTCATAAGATTCTATAAACAAAAATCAGCTTTGATTAAACTGTCTTCTTACAAGCATGTAACTGAAGTTTTCCAATTCAAGATTTTCATCTTTGATTTTCTTCGATAatattttatccattaattGGAGAAAAACACAGacaaaaatactaaataaaacatacataaatatatactttaaacaatgaatgaaaaaattgaaattcCAAGAATAAACATGAGCATAATAGAAAACCTTGACAATATATATGAGTATGCGAGAGGTTCAACTTTGACAACAACATCGGACCGCTCAATCGCCTCCCTCGTGTCTCTCCACATAAAGGTCTAAGCTCCAAACCCTCATGATATTTGAGCTGCGTGTTCTGAAAGATGACAATTCCAGCATAGCTGCTTTGCAGTATAGTTTGCTAATATCATATTTGACCTCGTTCTTGGTTtgttttaatattgatattatttAGTTAGTAGAAAACATAcattatagttatatataatgtttgtaaaatataatgtaGAACAAATAATGAACACAAAATAACGTTatagttaaatataattttattatcacTACAACTCTGGTGATTCTTTATTTAAATGTCAATATATTAGCTTTATTTAACAAAAGCCATGTCCACTTCTCTGAAAGTTTACAAACCTCTATCTGCAATGTAAGAAGAAAGCACACAATTGGTGAAAGTAACAGACTAACAGTATGAACGTAGTCACCTAACTCTTCtccctattttttttataactgcaGAAACTTTTAAAACTCAAATTTGTTTATGGGCTTCGGTGTTAATCTTCTTCTATCCTTTTAGAGTAAATCCAGAACCAAGTACTTTCTAAACCAGTACTGTATACATCACTGTCTTGCATATTCCATGTAATCGACTTCAATCTTGTTTACATGGCCCTACTTTGCATCAACGACACAAGAGATTACTACCAAGTTCCAATATAAGGAGGCCAAATAATgtattttgtttctgttttgtccCTTAAAAAAACTGTGAAAGTAAAATGTATGCACCAACCGGAAATCGAACCCAGGTCTACCGCTAGACCACTGGTGCTTCGTGTGAAGATTgcatatatttaatttgtttaacaGAACTCATGTGCATTGCTTTGAAAGTTTACAGATCTCTATAGAAAAGGGAAGAAAGGACACAAATTGGTGAAGTAACAATAGCAACGTAGGCACCTAAACTTATCCTTTCCTTTTCAtctaattttagaaaattttagatatataagttTGTTTGGCTCCAATGTAAATCTTCTTCATCCTTTAAGATAAATCTCGAAGCAAGGGCTTTCTAAGCCAGTACTAATGAACCTTCTCCGTTCCTCTTCTTCTGTTTGTTTATCATCCAAAGAAATACACACACAATCATACGAGTTACCTTGACAAAGTAATGTACTACGTAGATGTCTATATTTACGGTACGGGTAAGGAAATATAGAGTGGATTCCAATGTATGAGGCGTATCTGAATGATAATTAGCTGCCATTTCACAGAAATGTTGCAATGTCATAAGCAATTGGATTGAAACTCTAATACTCATAGTCCTGCAatataaaaaacttataaaaacagAGCATTTTCTTGATGAAGAAGGAAAGTTTCTGTTCATACAAAAAGCACTATGATGGTAATGGCATTGGTTTCCCTTATGACGTTACCATACTGAAAATCATTGTGACAGAAACCGATATCTTGATCATCTCGAGTCAGCCTCTCCTCCAACAAGTTGATTTCATCTTCCAAACCTTCCAAACGAAACTCATCAATCTCTAATGGTGAAGGCAAGTTCTTGGATTCCTTAAGCCAAGTCCTGAACAAAACCCTCAAAGAGATGAGCAAGAAACATTGATGCTATGAAAGGAAATAAAACATTGTTACACTTACCTTAGTCTTTCCTAGAGGAGTAGTATGTTCTTTGGACCAGGCATATCAAGCTTGTGAACCTCTCTTAGTTTTGCAGCAGTGTCAGATACACGGAGATCATCTGCAGAAAGAGTCTGGTAAGAAAACCAACAGATTCTTGCCATAAACACAATCtctctttctatatattttcGCCATCATGATATTTCTTGGAAcgcaaacaatatatatatatatatatatatctcctcCATTCCATTAACTAGAACTATATCTCTCTTCTGTTCTCCCTTTAAGCCTGAGACGGTCatgtaattaatatatattaatatctctATTCATTAGTATTATCTTCTGATTTCCTTTGTAATCTCTGATTCGCAATGCAAGCATCGGACTCGCTCAGGTTCCAAATTAAGCCTTACGCAGACATCAGAGAAGAGCTGAGATTCTAAAGGAGCAAATCTTCCACAGCAGCTACTTCCTGATTTCAAAAGTTTCCTCCTTTTGGTTTAGATTTCTACTTGCCTTGTTAAATCGGGGTTCGCTTTGTCTACTTACTTTACTATACTATCGTCTATAGCGCAGTGAGAAGATGGACTGTCTTAGCAATCTACCAGACGAGGTTCTTTGTCATATACTCTCTTTCCTTACGACAAAGGAAGCCGCTTTGACATCAATTCTCGCCAAGAGGTGGCGCAACCTCTTTCCGACTCTGTGCTGTGTTTCTGCATCCGGAAGCGGGCCCGACATTATACAGAGCGCTTCAAGGACTTTGTCGATAGAGTTTTAGCGTTGCAGGGTAACTCTTCGTGCTCTGCCTTCCCTTGAGGAACTGCTTCTTGATTATGTTACGTGGAAAGATATGGAGGATGTCAGACTGTCAAGTGCAAGCGTCAAGACCCTGACTATAAACTTGTGCGATTGTTTGAACACTTTATCATTTGATGCACCGAGTCTTCTTCAGTTTGACTACTACTCCGGTTCTGTTCCATCCGACTATCCCCTGGTTAATATGGAGAACTTGGTTGATGCTAAAATCGAATTCTGCGTATTTGAAGATAGTGATGCTCTCTAGTATAGTAATGCGTGGAAACTCTTTCATGGCATACGGAATGTTACGAATCTTGACTTGTTTCCTGATACTCTTCATGTcagttttctctcttctctctctctctctggttatATATGATATTAGGTGTTTGAAACATGTAATACCAAAatgcttttgttttgtttttgtcagGTGCTTTCTGTGTGGTCTGAATTGGTGCCAGTGTTCAACAACCTCAAGTCATTAGCTGTTAAGAGTGACGAGGATAGAGGATGGATGGCCAGCAATTCCAGCTCTTCTAAGGAACTGTCCACATTTAGAAACTCTAGTCATTAAGGTAACTCGTTTTGCCACACTTAATACTTTGAATCTGTTAATGGGTGACTCCTTTTTGTGCATTTGCCTTTAGGGTCTCGTGCACCATGTGACAGATAAGTGTGGGGATGTTTGTGACTGCATCTCTCGGGAGGACAAAGGATTTTCACTCACACTTTGTCCAGTAAAAATGGTGAAGATTCATGGGTTTCAAGGAACAATTAAAGAGGTGACAATGATAGAGCATTTTTTTGGAGTATTTTCCATCTCTGGAGGAGATGGTGGCGGTCTATTGTGAAGAGAATAATTCTACACAGCTACGAAACCATGAAGTTTCTAAATTTGTCTCGAAGATTTTCCAACTCTACAACAAGTTATCGAGTTGCAATGTCAAACTCATGCATCAGGGCGAGATTCTTTGCGTATGAAGAACAAAAACCATCTcctttgttttgcttttgtttaACTGGCTTGAAAACCGTCTCAAACTGAACCGATCTCAAGACTGtagattcttcttcttgcttgttTTCTACTATTTACTATCGATGGCTAGTTTTTATTTGATCAGTTACTTATGGTTCGAGTTGATAGCCACATTAAAATGTCATTCTATAGTTCTCCGAGTAAATGTGCCTTAAGCTGAGGGTTGTGTTAAATATTGTGATGAACGTTTGTCTTAAGAATCTAATCGTGTACAGTGAGTAACTTTGATCAATGGGTCAAAACTAAACCGAAACAGACCATGAGATTTGAATCCTTAACCAAATGGTCCACACCAACCAATCACGTGCATGAGCTAAAAACGAAGTTTTATATGAACCCAACGCTCTTATTTATCACATAGTAAGAATGGTGACGGCGAGGAATAATGCATTCGTTCCTTCCTAGCGTTTCTAAAAAATATCACAATTCACAaagaataattttttcttttcattccctaccattcttttttttaaagaaataaagaacaaaaatattcaTTGTTAAATTTGGGAAAAAACaaccattccttttcattcATGCAATTTTATTCCTTTACGTTACTTTTCTATTCGTTCCTGTTATTTCCAGAATGATCACCAGTCGAACTATAGTCTTAAGCATCCCAAAAACCATAAGTGTGTGAACAACTAAAATAAAGTTAAAGAAAAGAAGAGTCGAGATCTTATGGTTTTATTTAGATCATGGAAAGAGCTTCCTCGAGTATGCCTTCTTCCAAAACAGACATGAAACTTCCTGTGTTTCTCGCCGAACAGTTGGAACGAATCTCTCCTTGTGACCCCGTCAAGACACTCATCTGACCCATCTTGATCATAGCCACTGCGAAATGATCAAAAAACAGCTTTTTATCAATCGCAAAGCTCTCCACAATACCACGTGTTCTCTTGTCCACGAACAGATCCTGGTCGGAAGTGAACAACCCTTGTCGGTTCATAAGATCAACATAGTACTTGTTGTCGAAAACATCGGGGCTTCTTATGTCATTCACTTGCGTGTTGCTTGAGTTAGCGGTGGGACACGTTCGTTTGAGGCTGTTGGCGAAGAACTTGTTCATGGTTGGGTCTTGGTTTGGGTAGAGCCGGCCTGTGAACGAGGGACAATGCGCTATTCCGATGGTGTGACCACCTGAAAGTGCAACTAAGTCTGTGATGTTGAGGTTTCTATTGGCGAAGTCGGTGATGAGCTGGCTCGCTTTGGCGAATGGTGGCGGCAAGTTATTTAACGTCGTGTTTTGGCTTGCGAACGCTAGTGAGTCGCGTCGGCCAAGTGGCACATCATAGTCTGGTCCTCCTGACTACATTAATTTACACAAAAAATGTAATTATCAGTTAAGTAGTTAGTGTTCAACTACACCAATATGTAGTGTGAGAGTTCTGATTGGAGAGAGAGTTAGTTACTAGGACGACAGAGTCACGTGCGGCTAGGGCGAGGGTGTCAGAGCAAGAGACGACTTGGCCGCACTGCTTGTGTACGAGGGCACGAAGGTTATTGATGACTACAAAGGCGGCTTGACGCAGTGTCAGATTAGGGATCGATGATTGTTCTCCTGGTCCACTAGCTGATCCATCTAGCAGCACTGAACCTTCACATCCctgttttcgtttttttttttaatattaattctC
This Brassica napus cultivar Da-Ae chromosome C6, Da-Ae, whole genome shotgun sequence DNA region includes the following protein-coding sequences:
- the LOC111210754 gene encoding uncharacterized protein LOC111210754, whose protein sequence is MWSLIDCMPLRFSLYEFGEITGLNCDPLDKNEIWDVEHESFWLEMNVPTLEGPTLKELQAFFPICRNWSREKRVMIGLLCLLCVGIFGISSNSRIPLHCAKRVMDPAAFQRYPWGRVGFTSLLESIKVLTYDKKKSYTFHGCVHALLIWVFEFVPGLGEKFGNRREGAGVPLLSWRGSRPRINFSDFCAQEKRTYQKVRVRHMVEKPIEDRYPKWEDNKVHTELDNMIQDILSIGR
- the LOC106397323 gene encoding peroxidase 12-like, yielding MKSSSEEQQEIEKKKLGSKKRERKMANGLSKRIFTFLMLISLVAVALNLLATVEAQNKKKPRRDVPIVKGLSWSFYQKACPKVEKIIRKELKKVFKNDIGLAAAILRIHFHDCFVQGCEGSVLLDGSASGPGEQSSIPNLTLRQAAFVVINNLRALVHKQCGQVVSCSDTLALAARDSVVLSGGPDYDVPLGRRDSLAFASQNTTLNNLPPPFAKASQLITDFANRNLNITDLVALSGGHTIGIAHCPSFTGRLYPNQDPTMNKFFANSLKRTCPTANSSNTQVNDIRSPDVFDNKYYVDLMNRQGLFTSDQDLFVDKRTRGIVESFAIDKKLFFDHFAVAMIKMGQMSVLTGSQGEIRSNCSARNTGSFMSVLEEGILEEALSMI